DNA sequence from the Pichia kudriavzevii chromosome 4, complete sequence genome:
AGAAAGTGAGATCGAAGCTGACGAATCATcttctgatgatgatatagATGATGCCATTACTACGGCAAAGCGGGCCGCTTATGCCAACAGATTTAATACTACGAACAAAGTTATAAGTGATATTAAGGCCAGCACTAGTCTTAAAATGCAACACAGTAACTCATCATCTTCTCAACTGAAAAAGTTAATTTCCATCAGTGCTGGGCATGGTGTTTTGGGTAAGGACGCAACTTGGGATGATTTCCCCAACGGTAGATTTGGTGATTCTAGATCTCCTGCATatggtgaaattgatggtTATGGTCCTTCCTTAAAAGTTACATCAACTAAAGCTTACGAACTTTGGGGATATCCTAAGACGAAAAAAGATATTTCTAAGCTATTTGTGAACtatttattgaagaaactcAACTGCTTACCGTGGTCTGAGCTAAGTTTGAGTCCAGAAACTGCATTAattcaagaagaattgatcaatttgaaTGAATTATATTATTTTACTGTTGCATCGCAACCTGCAGTCAACTGTGCGTCTAGCCAAGATAAAATCATAGGGTGGGGGCCATCCAACGGTTACATTTATCAGAAGGCCTTTGTTGAAATGTTtgtttcaaagaaagattGGAACGAAAAGCTATTACCAAAGATAAGCAAGTGTGGTTCATCCGTTAGTTATTATTATGCTGATTCTAAAAACTACTTTGATACAAATCTACCACCGAATGCCTCCAACTGTGTAACCTGGGGTGTTTTTCCTAACAGAGAGATTGTCCAAACAACAATCATTGAGGAAGAGTCATTCAAAGCGTGGACTGAGGAAGCATTCGAAATTTGGAAAGAATGGAAGCTATTATATAAAAAGGACAGTGATTCAGCAAAATTAATTGATACTATCTTAAATGAATACTATCTAGTCACTATTATCCATCATGAATATCCAAATGAATCTGCTTTGTGGGAATTACTGCTTGATGATGAGTAACCGTCATTTGTTTcgttcaaaaaaaaatcattagATCTTTTCTGTATAGTTTACCATTTTTATCTAATTGTATAAGTTCAACCTTCATAgtttatttcttctttcagttcttttaattttcgTTCATAAAGTTTATAATTCAACTCTTTAATGAAACCGTTCAAAAACTTTACATCTTCGTTCTTCAAGTGCAAAGCGTTAAAACTGACCCTTGCATTCTTCCGGACAAACAATTTGGATCCCAACTGAACACGAAAGATACCTTTGGATCTTTCTCCTCGTAAGAATCCCAGAGGTTCATTCTCATACGCATAGCATGTATTTCCAAAACAATCCTGTAAAGTTAGCCTGTATATATGATTTGATGATACTGCACTGTCATCGTTCATCAGAGAATCGTCTTCTGTTTCATTGACATCAACTTCTGTTACAGCAACTCTGGGAACCCTTGGTGCCTTTGTTGCAAATTTTGAGTGGTCTTGAAAGCTTTCATTAGCATTAACTATCACTGTTAAGTCTTCAATAAGTGATAACACGGAAACAGAAGTATCACGTACATCTACGATTTGAAATAGTGTGTCCTGTTGCAATTTTTCAGAAGGGGTTGGTTCAGCTAAACAGTGCCTGTACGGAACTAGTGCATTCTTAAAGACTAGTTGAGACgaatgaaaaattaagaGCTCTCGTTCTTTATGtatatcttgaaaaatgaaatttgaCATGTCTTGAGGCAATAGCTATCACAAGATAACATTTCTAGTTACCTTATCATTACCAAAATAATTTTAGTatttgtgaaaaaaaaaaaatatttaggtacaaaagaacaaaaaaaaatagaatgGACGAGACCGGAGTCGAACCGATGACCTTTCGCTTGCAAGGCGAACGCGCTACCAACTACGCCACACGCCCAGAGAGAAGGAATGGTCCCTAGCAGGATCGAACTGCTGATCTTGGCGTTATTAGCACCACGCCTTAACCAACTGGGCCAAGGGACCATTTTCTTGAAACGAGTTCCTTCCTGAAATACTTGAAACCATAACCATGAAACTTAAAATATTGCAAGACTTTCATGTGTTGGAATCTATTTTTAGCAAAACTTAGAGATAATCAAGGATAGCAATTAACAATTGTAGCCAGAAACAACCCAGCTGATTATAATGCATATCACCAAACATATCTGTATATTTCAACGCCAtgtttgagaaaaaaactatttTCCCATTACGCTTTGTTCAGTTTTTTAAAATAGAAGTTAAAAAGACAGATGTGCGTTCTTTTTGTTACAACCCTAATATCCTTATCAATAAAAAGCCATTCACCTGCTTTTATATAGAGTTTATGTGTTCTCTCTATATTTATTTTGCAAAGCATAATAAGGATGCGGAAAGCGGAATAAATACAAGCTTATATTAAGCACTAGTTTTTTGGACTTGTCAACCTCTAGGGCTATACGTATAGTATTGTACTCCAAACATTCGACTCCAGTCTAATGTTTTacaactttttgtttggagAGTAATATAAATCACTAAACATCCCATTTAAGAAACATTacattttaattttttaagGTTGTTTTATGGACAGTCGTTTCAAGtgttttttgaaatttttcaccatGTAAGACTGAAATCCTACATAGCAGAAAGGGCGCTGAAGGACTTTCAACACCAAATTATGCTCCCTACATCTGCAACCAGGTACTCGACTAGCTACGATAGCAAACAGAATAGATAGATAAACATAATAGgtttgaaatgaaaaatcccTTGCAAACTTTCTGattaatttcaaaaacaatgatTGAAATAATGTGTTGGCACGCTATAGTTTGTTCTTTGACTCGGTTTAATTGTACATCCAACTAACACCTTTTAGAATATTATTAATTCCAAACCGAAATTTAAGTGTCACTAATCTTCTTATTTATCTTTGGTATTCCATTTAATTGTAGGTCATTCTTACATGTCAAGCATGAGTGCATACCTATATTATCCATAGCTAAAATAATTTTCCGATCTTTTGACTACATATTTGTCAGGTGATGTGCTTTGTATTTATGTAGATTATCTTGCTTTTCGAATGATTTTCGCTGAGCTAAAAATCAAACTAAGATGTGTCAAAGGAAGCCTGACAATGTGGAATCTTGCTAGAGGCAGATAAAATTTACTAACTGCGCCTAATGGGATTTCGTGTTTACTATATTAGCAGGAAATCAGAAAATCCTTCATTTTTATGATGCCAGTAAAGAAACTTCCGCTAAGAGTGGAAACCTAGATTAATCCGGTATAACATGTAATAGACCTTATCAACATTGGTTGTTATTACTAACataaatatacaaatattACAAAAAGGTCAAAGCAATGTTTGCTATTGTCATGTCTGACTTGGACAAGGGGACCAAGGTTGCTAAATTGGTATAGCATTTGTAGGCTTCACTCCAGAATATGTGTTTCAGATAATATGTTTCACTAGCAACCAGCCAGATATACTTTTTCACCATGAGAAGTATGTTTATGTGTTTTGAACTGTGTCATGAATCTTCAGGTTCAAAACAATTAGATGGAGAAGGAACCCAATGAAGAGCGGCTTGTTATGTATagagagaaaatgaaaacattaGAGTTTTGCATGTGCTAATTTACCAAAACTTATACCATGGTCTATgcaatttttctttcaaagcCTTAAAGTGCTCGTATTCACCCCAGCATGATCTATCACCGTAATTACAGCCAGCCATGTTGACCAAAAAATCACGATCATTTTGGTTGTAAAAAAATCTTGGGTCGTCTCTTTGTTCCCAGCACGCTCCATTTGGAAATGCGTTAATTGCTTTTAGAGGGACAAAAGCCAACCTTTCTCTGATCCAAGGTTGGTAATCATACAATACTTCTAGACAATCCTGTTCTTTATGCTCCCAAATCATATGCATTTGTTCGTATAGTACCGGATCCCACCAAGCGTCTAAGAAAAAGTCACTCCATGGTGatc
Encoded proteins:
- a CDS encoding uncharacterized protein (PKUD0D03780; similar to Saccharomyces cerevisiae YPL024W (RMI1); ancestral locus Anc_8.475), which translates into the protein MSNFIFQDIHKERELLIFHSSQLVFKNALVPYRHCLAEPTPSEKLQQDTLFQIVDVRDTSVSVLSLIEDLTVIVNANESFQDHSKFATKAPRVPRVAVTEVDVNETEDDSLMNDDSAVSSNHIYRLTLQDCFGNTCYAYENEPLGFLRGERSKGIFRVQLGSKLFVRKNARVSFNALHLKNEDVKFLNGFIKELNYKLYERKLKELKEEINYEG